TCGACCTCGGTGAGGCGGAGGGCGATCGGACCGTCCGGGGTGCTGCGGACCAGGATGCGGCCGAGGAGGTCGGGAGCGACATCGAGGACGGGCCGGTCGAAGAACTCCCTGGACAGGGGCGTACGGTCAGGGGTCGCGATCATGCCGTCCGAGGGTACTGGAGACGAGTCGTGCCGCGGGGTGGCCCTCGGGCACCGGCCTTGCCAGGGTGGGACATGGAACCGGCCACGGCCGGATCGCGTTTGTATGGATCAAGGATCCACCCGTAGTGGGCGAGAGGGAGAGACATGGCGTTCAAGAAGCTGCTCGCGAGCCTGGGGGCCGGCGGGGCTTCGGTCGAGACGGTGCTCCACGAGATCAACGTCGTCCCGGGCGGCGTCGTCCAGGGTGAGGTGCGGATCCAGGGCGGGTCCGTCAACCAGCAGATCGAGGGGCTCTCGGTCGGGCTGCAGGCCAAGGTCGAGGTGGAGAGCGGCGACCAGGAGTACAAGCAGGACATCGAGTTCACGAAGTCGCGGCTGGGCGGGGCGTTCGAGCTGCAGGCGAACGCGGTGCACGCGGTGCAGTTCGGTCTCGAGATCCCGTGGGAGACGCCGATCACGACGATCGACGGTCAGTCCCTGCGCGGCATGAACATCGGGGTGTCCACCGAGCTGGAGATCGCACGTGCGGTGGACTCCGGTGACCTGGACCCGGTCAACGTGCACCCGCTGCCGGCGCAGAAGGCGATCCTCGACGCCTTCATCCAGCTGGGCTTCCGGTTCAAGAACGCGGACATGGAGCGCGGTGTCATCCGGGGTACGCGGCAGAAGCTGCCCTTCTACCAGGAGATCGAGTTCCACCCGCCGCAGCAGTACCGGGGGCTGAACCAGGTCGAGCTGAGCTTCGTGGCCGACGAACGGGCCATGGACGTGGTGCTGGAGATGGACAAGAAGCCGGGGCTCTTCAGCGAGGGCAGCGACACCTTCCGGTCCTTCCAGGTGGGTCTCAACGACTACCAGGGGACCGACTGGACCGCGTATCTCAACCAGTGGCTGTCGGAGGTCGGCAGCAAGCGCAACTGGTTCTAGGCTCGGGGGCGACTGCAAGTAACGATCAGGAGGTACCGAGGTGACCGAGCTCAAGCGGCGGCCGCTCCCCCACGACTTCCATCCGCCCGTCGCGTCGTTCACGGTGACGAGCGAGGACGTCGAGGAAGGTGCGACGCTCAAGGACGCTCAGGTCCAAGCGGCCGGCAACACCTCGCCGCAGCTGCGGTGGGAGGGCTTCCCGCCCGAGACCAAGAGCTTCGCCGTGACCTGCTACGACCCCGATGCTCCGACGGGCAGCGGGTTCTGGCACTGGGTGCTGTTCGACATCCCGGTGTCGGTGACCGAGTTGCCGGTAGGCGCGGGCAGCGGCGAGTTCGAGGGTCTGCCGGAGGGTGCGATCCACGCTCGTAACGACTACGGCGGCAAGGAGTTCGGCGGTGCCGCGCCGCCTCCCGGGGACGGGCCGCACCGGTATGTGTTCACGGTGTACGCCGTGGACCAGGAGAGGCTCGGTCCGGACGCGGACGCGTCACCGGCCGTCGTGGGCTTCAACCTGCGGTTCCACACGATCGGGCGGGCCCAGCTGATCGGTGAGTACGAGGTGCCCGCCGAGGGCTGAGCGAGTCGCCCGCGATCCCGGCGTTCATGGAACGTTTGCCCGCTCCTGGTCTTGGAATTGATCAGGAGCGGGCATTTTTGTTGCCGGGGGTCGCGGGGGGGTCGCCCCCCGTGGGAGCAGCAGATATTGCGTTGTCCATCTCGGCGTGCCCGGCCAGAGTTGATCCCAGCCCGCCCGCCAGGGGGTGGGCCGGTGCACACGGGAGGTGGGCTGGTATGCGGGACACGCTGGTACTGAACGCGAGCTTCGAGCCGCTGTCGACGGTGACGTTGAACCGAGCCGTCGTTCTGGTGCTTCAGGACAAGGCCGTCGTCGAGCAGTCCCACCCCGAACTGCGGATGCGGGGAGCCGCGGTCGACATACCGGCGCCCCGCGTGATCAGGCTGTGCCAGTACGTACGGGTGCCGTTCCGAAGACGAGCGCCGTGGTCGCGGCGGGGTGTGCTGGTCAGGGACCGGCACCGGTGCGCGTACTGCGGGAGGCGGGCGACGACCGTGGACCACGTGGTGCCGCGGTCGCAGGGGGGCAAGGACACGTGGTTGAACACGGTGGCCTCGTGTGCGCAGGACAATCACCGTAAGGCGAACCGGACTCCGGAGGAGGCGGGGATGCCGCTGCTGCGGCAGCCGTTCGAGCCGACTCCGGCGAACGCGATGCTGCTGACGCTGGGGCAGGACGACTTCGCCGCGCTGCCGGAGTGGCTGGCCCGGCCCGCGGCCTAGAGCTGTCGTACGAAGGGGGCCCGCTTCCTTGGGAAGCGGGCCCCCTTCGTATGTGCCGGGTCAGTCGATGGACGGCTTCTCGCGGCGTTCCTGGGCGGGGACGCCGCCTCCGGACGCGCCCCCGTTGCCGCCGGAACCGCCGCCGAGGCCACCGAAGTTGCCCATGGCGCCGGAGAGGCCCTTGAGGGCGTCGCCGATTTCGCTGGGGACGATCCAGAGCTTGTTGGCGTCGCCTTCGGCGATCTTGGGGAGCATCTGGAGGTACTGGTAGGAGAGGAGCTTCTGGTCGGGGTCGCCGGCGTGGATGGCCTCGAAGACCGTGCGGACGGCCTGGGCCTCGCCCTCGGCGCGCAGGGCCGCGGCCTTGGCCTCGCCTTCGGCGCGCAGGATCTGGGACTGCTTCTCACCCTCGGCGCGCAGGATCTCGGACTGCCGGACACCCTCGGCCTGGAGGATCGCGGCGCGCTTGTCGCGGTCGGCGCGCATCTGCTTCTCCATCGAGTCCTGGATGGAGGTGGGAGGTTCGATCGCCTTGAGTTCGACGCGGTTGACGCGGATGCCCCACTTGCCGGTGGCCTCGTCGAGGACGCCGCGCAGGGCCGCGTTGATCTCCTCGCGGGAGGTCAGGGTCCGCTCCAGGTCCATGCCGCCGATGATGTTGCGGAGCGTGGTGACGGTGAGCTGCTCGATCGCCTGGATGTAGCTGGCGACTTCGTACGTCGCGGCCCGTGCGTCGGTCACCTGGTAGTAGATGACGGTGTCGATGTTCACGACCAGGTTGTCCTGGGTGATCACCGGCTGCGGCGGGAAGGGCACAACCTGCTCGCGCAGGTCGATGCGGTTGCGGATGGTGTCGATGAACGGGACGACGATGTTGAGGCCCGCGTTGAGAGTCCGTGTGTAGCGCCCGAAGCGCTCGACGATGGCCGCGCTGGCCTGTGGGATGACTTGGATCGTCTTGATCAGGGCGATGAAGACCAACACCACCAGAATGATCAGGACGATGATGACCGGTTCCATCGTCGTTCCCCGTGTCCCTTCTCCGCTTCGGCGCCTTCGGCAGATCTTATGGTTGTCGAAGATCTTGCTGGTGAGTCTGACAGACCGTCGCGTAGCTGGCGAGGAGTTCACTCCAGTTACGTCCTGCGAGGTCACATGATGATCGCGGTGGCTCCCTCGATGTCCACGACATCCACTTCCTGGCCCGCTTCGTAAGCGCGGCCGGTGTCGAGGGCGCGGGCCGACCAGACCTCGCCGGCCAGCTTGATCCGGCCGCCGGAGGCGTCGACGCGTTCCAGGACGACGGCTTGTCTGCCCTTCAAGGCGTCAACTCCGGAAGCGAATTGGGGTCGCTGGGCACGGTGCCGGTTCGCGATGGGCCGTACGACGGCGATGCCCGCGGTCGAGATGACGGCGAAGACCACGACCTGGGCGACGGCTCCGCCGCCGAAGACGCCGGTGACCACCGCCGCGGCGACGGCGCCCACCGCCAGCATCGCGAGTTCGGGCATCGCGGTGACCACGAGCGCGATGCCGAGCGCTGCCGCGCCGATCAGCCACCACAGCCATGCGTCGATTTCCACATGGTCATGGTAGGTCCGCGGGCCCTGTCGCCGACAGGGCGCCCGTGGTGTGAAATCCCGTTCTTGCTCTGGGATTTGCGGGGTGGTGGGCAGACTCAGGAGAGCGGGAGGCCCTGCGCGGTCCAGCGTTCGCCCGACTGTTCGACGACGAGCGGGAGGCCGAAGCAGAGGGAGAGGTTACGGGAGGTGAGTTCCAGCTCCAGCGGGCCGGCGGCGAGGACCTTGCCCTGGCGGATCATGAGGACGTGAGTGAAGCCCGGGGGGATCTCCTCGACGTGGTGGGTGACCATCAGCATCGAGGGGGCGATCGGGTCGAGGGCGAGGCGGCCGAGGCGGCGGACGAGGTCCTCGCGGCCGCCGAGGTCGAGGCCGGCGGCGGGCTCGTCGAGGAGGAGCAGCTCGGGGTCGGTCATCAGGGCGCGGGCGATCAGGGTGCGCTTGCGCTCGCCCTCGGAGAGCGTGCCGAACCTGCGCTCCAGGTAGTCGCTCATGCCGAGGCGGTCGAGGAAGGCGCGGGCGCGCTGCTCGTCGATGTCCTCGTAGTCCTCGTGCCAGGTGGCGGTCATGCCGTACGCGGCGGTCAGGACCGTCTCCAGGACCGTCTGGCGCTTGGGGAGCTTCTCGGTCATGGCGATGCCGGCCATGCCGATGCGGGGGCGCAGCTCGAAGACGTCGGTGCCGGGGCGGCCGAGGGCCTCGCCGAGGATGGCGGCGGTGCCCGAGCTGGGGAAGAGGTAGGTGGAAGCGAGGTTGAGGAGGGTGGTCTTGCCGGCGCCGTTCGGGCCGAGGATGACCCAGCGCTCGCCCTCCTTGACCGACCAGGAGACCTGGTCCACCAGAGCCCGGCCCTCACGGACCACGGATACGTCCTGAAGCTCCAGAACATCGCTCATGAGCGCGTTGTCTCCCCTTGCAGTGTGGCCGGTCTCGGCTGTCGCGTAAGCCTGTGGCTCGGTCCGCCGCGCCGGTGGGCGCAGCCCTCCATGAAATCTACGCCACCGGCCGACCGGGGCATTCCCTCGGTCCGGTCCTTGGAGGGTCCTAGGGTGGGTGCATGCTCTCGGAACCACGTGCTGGACGTCTTGCGGCTTGGGGAAATGCCCTGTTGGCCGGACTTGTCTCTCCCGATGACGCTGTGCTCGCCATCGTCGGTGAGGACGCGGTGCACCGGGTGCAGGGGCTGCCCGGGGAGTCGTCGCCCGTGGGGCTCACCCTCGCGCTGGGGCGGCTGCGGACGCTCGGGGTGACCGGGCTGCGGGTCGCGCTGCCCGCGCCGGGGCATCCGCTGGGGCTGAGCGGGCCGCCGGAGTTCAACGCGCGGGCGCTGGAGGCCGAGGAGGCGGTGGTCTGTCATGGGGCCGCCCTCGGGCTGGTGCCGGACGTGTACGAGGCGGGGCCCGAGGGCGTGCGGGACGAGGTGGTGTGGCATGCGCTGCCCGTGCGGGAGGCACCGCCCGCGGATGTGCCGTCGCTGGGTGAGGCGGAGCGGGAACTCGCGGAGGCCCTGCGGGAGGCCACCGAGGTGCTGACGAGGCTGGATGTGGCCGGGTCGGGGCCGGTGACGGAGGCGGCGGTCGATGCGTATCGGGCGCGGGCCGAGCGGGGGCGGGAGGTGCTGGCGCCGGGGTATCCGCCGCGGGCGGTGCGGGTGCTGGAGCTGGCGCAGCGGGTGGGGGCGCTGATCGGCGTGGCGACGGAGAGCGGGCACGGCGGCGCGGTGAGTTCGTCCGAGATCTCTGCGCGGCGGGAGGCGTTGCGGCCGGTGGAGCGGACGGCTCGGCGGGCACAGGTCGCCGCGTACAACTCCGTTGTGGAGGAGCGGGAGCGGGGGGTGCGGTGACTGGGGGTTGTGGTGGTACTGGGCAGCGGTGCGGTGGAGGCGCTGACCGGGGTCGGTCTGGTGCTCGGCATTGCTGCTGGGGCTGCGTGGGTACGTAACCCGGCGCTGCGGGGTGCCGCTGCGACCACCCGTGCCGCCCCCGGCAGCGCGAGTGCCCGCCGCTGAGCGGGACGGGTGCCCGCCGCTGAGCAGACCGGCCTCCCAGGCGATGCCGGGAGGCCGGTGGTCACCTCCGGCTCGGAGACGGAGGTGGTGCGTCAGTGGTTGACGGCGAGGTTGCCGAAGGCCGGGTTCAGGATGCCCACGACGTTCACGCTGTTGCCGGACACGTTGACCGGGACGTGCACGGGGGCCTGGACGACGTTGCCCGAGCCGACGCCCGGGGAGCCCACGGCCTGGCCGTCGGCGTGCGCGCTGGTGGCGGAGGCCATGCCCGCGCCGGCGGCCAGCAGGCCACCCGTCACCATCGTCACGGCCGCTGCCTTCTTCAGGTTCTTCACTTCTGAGCCCTCCTTGCGATTGCCGCGGCAGGCGCCGCAGCACGCACTGAAGAACGGCGCAGATCCATCGAGGTTGCGCCATGTGAGGGACGTTCCCACGACAGTATGAATCTCAGTCCGGAACGCAACCTTCCGTGTTGCTGTGGGGCAAGCGTGTCAGCCGGTCACGCCATGGCGAACGGCCCACAGGGCGGCCTGTGTTCGGTCGGCCAGGTCGAGCTTCATGAGGATGTTCGAGACGTGGGTCTTGACGGTCTTCTCGGAGAGGACCAGCGCGCGGGCGATCTCCCGGTTGGAGCGGCCGTCCGCTATCAGGCAGAGGACCTCGCGCTCCCGCTCGGTGAGTGAACCGGTCCTTCCGGTGCCCGAGTTGGTCTCCTCCTGCGCCAGCAGGGCGCCGGCGACCTCCGGCTGGAGGAGGATGTGCCCGGCGTGGACCGAGCGGATGGCCCCGGCGAGGGCGTCGGGGTCGACGTCCTTGTAGACGTACCCGGCGGCGCCGGCGCGCAGGGCCGGGACCACCGTGCGCTGCTCGGTGAAGCTGGTGACGACCAGCACGCGCGCGCGGTTGTCCAGCTCGCGGAGTCTGCGCAGGGCGTTGACGCCGTCCATGCCCGGCATCTTGACGTCCATGAGGATGACGTCGGGCTGCAACTCCTCGGCGCGGTCGACTCCCTCGGCGCCGTCCGCCGCTTCGCCGACGACCTCGATGTCGTCCTGCACTTCGAGGAAGGTGCGCAGGCCCCGGCGGACGACCTGGTGGTCGTCGACGAGCAGCACCCTGATTGCGTCAGCCACCGGGGACCTCCATCTCGATCACGGTGCCCTTGCCGGTCGCCGACCCCACGGTCAGCGTGCCGCCGGCGCCGCTCGCCCGGTCCCGCATCGAGACCAGGCCGAGATGGCGTCCCGCGCGGCGGACCACCGTCGGGTCGAAGCCGCTGCCGTCGTCCGTGACCCGCAGGACGGCTCCGCTGCCGCGGCGGTCCAGGGTCACGTCGACGTGGTCGGCGCCGGAGTGGCGCAGGGCGTTGTGCAGGGCCTCCTGGGCGACGCGCAGCAGCGCCTCCTCCTGGGAGGCGGGCAGGGCCTTCACGCCGTGGCCGGCGAAGGTGACGCGGGCGCTGTGGGCCCGGTCGAGTACCTGGATCTGCGTCCGGAGGGTCGCCACGAGGCCGTCCTCGTCGAGGGCGGCGGGACGCAACTCGACGACCGCCGCGCGCAGTTCGTCGGCGGCCTCGGCGGCGAGGGCCGCCACCTGCTGGAGTTCGCCCTTGGCGCGGGCGGGGTCGCGGTCCACCAGGCGGGCCGCGGCCTGGGCGGTCAGGCGGAGGGAGAAGAGCTTCTGGCTGACCGCGTCGTGCAGTTCGTGGGCGAGGCGGGAGCGCTCCTCGGCGATGGTGAGTTCACGGCTGCGTTCATAGAGGCGGGCGTTGGTGAGGGCGATCGCCGCGTGCTGGGCGAGGATGCCGAGCAGCTCCTCGTCGTCCGCTGTGAAGCCGCAACCGCCTTCGGGCTTCGGGCACGGGGGGTGTGGGGGGTCTCCCCCCACAGGGCGCAGCTTGTTGGCGAGGAACAGAGCGCCGATGACCTCGTCGCCGTCGCGGATCGGCAGGCCCAGGAAGTCGACCAGGTCCGGGTGGGCCTTCGGCCAGCCCTCGAAGCGGGGGTCCTTGCGGACGTCTGCGAGGCGCTCGGCCCTGGCCTCGTGCAGCATCGCGGCGAGGATGCCGTGCTGGCGCGGGAGGGGGCCGATGGCCTTCCACTGCTCCTCGCTGACGCCGTCGACGACGAACTGGGCGAAGCCGCCGTGGTCGTCCGGGACGCCGAGCGCGGCGTACTGCGCGTCGAGCAGCTCGCGGGCCGAGGCGACGATCGTCTTGAGGACGTCGCGCACCTCGAGATGCCTGCTCATGGCCAGCAACGCGGAACTCACCGCGGCGAGGCCGGACCGGGGACCGTGACTCATGTCCTCACGGTACCGGCGGGCAGTGACAGCGCGGATCGGACCGGTGGCGGCGGGCGCCCGGTCGGTGGGCCTAGGTCGCGGGACCGAGACGGCCGGGTGGGAGGTGTAGGACCGGGAGCGCCGGGCCCATGGCGTAGGGCGAAGGGACCCGGCGGATTGCGGCCCGCGCCCGAGGCGGCGGGGGCGGGCCCGTTCCTAGGTTGTGGGCACGCGATCACGACGAGGGAGCACATCATGCCGGTTGCGATCATCACCGGGGCGTCGAAGGGCCTGGGGCGGGCGCTGGCCGAGGCCCTGGCCGGGCGGGGCTGGGACCTGGTGCTCGACGCCAGGGGTGCCGAGGCTCTGGCGGGCACGGCGGAGGTCGTCTCCGCGCACGGCACGCGCGTGACCGCCCTGCCCGGGGACGTCACCGACGCGGCGCACCGGGCGGAGCTGGTGTCGGCGGCCTGGCGGCTGGGCGGCGTCGATCTGCTGGTGCACAACGCGAGCGCGCTGGGCGCCGAGCCGCTGGTGCGGCTGGAGAAGCTGTCTATGGAGGGGCTGCGGCGGGCGCTGGAGGTGAACCTGGTCGCGGGGCTCGGCATGGTCCAGGAGGCTCTGCCGCTGTTGCGGGCCTCGCTGGCGGGCGCGGTCGTCGCGGTCAGCTCGGACGCGGCGGCCGAGGCGTACGAGACCTGGGGCGGCTACGGGGCGTCCAAGGCGGCCCTGGACCATCTGGTGGCCGTGCTCGCCGTGGAGGAGCCGGGGCTGCGGGTCTGGGCGGTGGATCCCGGGGACATGGCCACGGACCTGTACGCGGCGGCCGTACCGGAGGACCGGGAACCCCGGCCGGAGCCGGCGGCTGTGGTGCCGGGGTTCCTGCGGCTGCTGGACGAGCGTCCGGTGAGCGGTCGGTACGGGGCTCCGGCTCTGCTGGAGGGGGTCCGATGACACTGGCCGTGCGGGTACCGGAGGAGCTGTCGGCCCGGGTGCCCGTCGAGCAGCGGGGGCCAGGGCTGGAGCGGGACGCCGTGCGGATGCTGGTGTCGCGGGGTGCCGAGGTGGCGCATCACACGTTCACGGAGCTGCCGCTGCTGCTGGGGGCCGGGGATCTTCTCGTGGTCAACACCTCGGCCACGCTGGCGGC
This is a stretch of genomic DNA from Streptomyces hawaiiensis. It encodes these proteins:
- a CDS encoding sporulation protein, translated to MAFKKLLASLGAGGASVETVLHEINVVPGGVVQGEVRIQGGSVNQQIEGLSVGLQAKVEVESGDQEYKQDIEFTKSRLGGAFELQANAVHAVQFGLEIPWETPITTIDGQSLRGMNIGVSTELEIARAVDSGDLDPVNVHPLPAQKAILDAFIQLGFRFKNADMERGVIRGTRQKLPFYQEIEFHPPQQYRGLNQVELSFVADERAMDVVLEMDKKPGLFSEGSDTFRSFQVGLNDYQGTDWTAYLNQWLSEVGSKRNWF
- a CDS encoding YbhB/YbcL family Raf kinase inhibitor-like protein, whose product is MTELKRRPLPHDFHPPVASFTVTSEDVEEGATLKDAQVQAAGNTSPQLRWEGFPPETKSFAVTCYDPDAPTGSGFWHWVLFDIPVSVTELPVGAGSGEFEGLPEGAIHARNDYGGKEFGGAAPPPGDGPHRYVFTVYAVDQERLGPDADASPAVVGFNLRFHTIGRAQLIGEYEVPAEG
- a CDS encoding HNH endonuclease, encoding MRDTLVLNASFEPLSTVTLNRAVVLVLQDKAVVEQSHPELRMRGAAVDIPAPRVIRLCQYVRVPFRRRAPWSRRGVLVRDRHRCAYCGRRATTVDHVVPRSQGGKDTWLNTVASCAQDNHRKANRTPEEAGMPLLRQPFEPTPANAMLLTLGQDDFAALPEWLARPAA
- a CDS encoding SPFH domain-containing protein, producing MEPVIIVLIILVVLVFIALIKTIQVIPQASAAIVERFGRYTRTLNAGLNIVVPFIDTIRNRIDLREQVVPFPPQPVITQDNLVVNIDTVIYYQVTDARAATYEVASYIQAIEQLTVTTLRNIIGGMDLERTLTSREEINAALRGVLDEATGKWGIRVNRVELKAIEPPTSIQDSMEKQMRADRDKRAAILQAEGVRQSEILRAEGEKQSQILRAEGEAKAAALRAEGEAQAVRTVFEAIHAGDPDQKLLSYQYLQMLPKIAEGDANKLWIVPSEIGDALKGLSGAMGNFGGLGGGSGGNGGASGGGVPAQERREKPSID
- a CDS encoding NfeD family protein, which gives rise to MEIDAWLWWLIGAAALGIALVVTAMPELAMLAVGAVAAAVVTGVFGGGAVAQVVVFAVISTAGIAVVRPIANRHRAQRPQFASGVDALKGRQAVVLERVDASGGRIKLAGEVWSARALDTGRAYEAGQEVDVVDIEGATAIIM
- a CDS encoding ABC transporter ATP-binding protein; translated protein: MSDVLELQDVSVVREGRALVDQVSWSVKEGERWVILGPNGAGKTTLLNLASTYLFPSSGTAAILGEALGRPGTDVFELRPRIGMAGIAMTEKLPKRQTVLETVLTAAYGMTATWHEDYEDIDEQRARAFLDRLGMSDYLERRFGTLSEGERKRTLIARALMTDPELLLLDEPAAGLDLGGREDLVRRLGRLALDPIAPSMLMVTHHVEEIPPGFTHVLMIRQGKVLAAGPLELELTSRNLSLCFGLPLVVEQSGERWTAQGLPLS
- a CDS encoding chaplin, which produces MKNLKKAAAVTMVTGGLLAAGAGMASATSAHADGQAVGSPGVGSGNVVQAPVHVPVNVSGNSVNVVGILNPAFGNLAVNH
- a CDS encoding response regulator, producing the protein MADAIRVLLVDDHQVVRRGLRTFLEVQDDIEVVGEAADGAEGVDRAEELQPDVILMDVKMPGMDGVNALRRLRELDNRARVLVVTSFTEQRTVVPALRAGAAGYVYKDVDPDALAGAIRSVHAGHILLQPEVAGALLAQEETNSGTGRTGSLTEREREVLCLIADGRSNREIARALVLSEKTVKTHVSNILMKLDLADRTQAALWAVRHGVTG
- a CDS encoding GAF domain-containing sensor histidine kinase gives rise to the protein MSHGPRSGLAAVSSALLAMSRHLEVRDVLKTIVASARELLDAQYAALGVPDDHGGFAQFVVDGVSEEQWKAIGPLPRQHGILAAMLHEARAERLADVRKDPRFEGWPKAHPDLVDFLGLPIRDGDEVIGALFLANKLRPVGGDPPHPPCPKPEGGCGFTADDEELLGILAQHAAIALTNARLYERSRELTIAEERSRLAHELHDAVSQKLFSLRLTAQAAARLVDRDPARAKGELQQVAALAAEAADELRAAVVELRPAALDEDGLVATLRTQIQVLDRAHSARVTFAGHGVKALPASQEEALLRVAQEALHNALRHSGADHVDVTLDRRGSGAVLRVTDDGSGFDPTVVRRAGRHLGLVSMRDRASGAGGTLTVGSATGKGTVIEMEVPGG
- a CDS encoding SDR family NAD(P)-dependent oxidoreductase, whose protein sequence is MPVAIITGASKGLGRALAEALAGRGWDLVLDARGAEALAGTAEVVSAHGTRVTALPGDVTDAAHRAELVSAAWRLGGVDLLVHNASALGAEPLVRLEKLSMEGLRRALEVNLVAGLGMVQEALPLLRASLAGAVVAVSSDAAAEAYETWGGYGASKAALDHLVAVLAVEEPGLRVWAVDPGDMATDLYAAAVPEDREPRPEPAAVVPGFLRLLDERPVSGRYGAPALLEGVR